A portion of the Tachysurus vachellii isolate PV-2020 chromosome 14, HZAU_Pvac_v1, whole genome shotgun sequence genome contains these proteins:
- the LOC132856999 gene encoding uncharacterized protein LOC132856999 isoform X2 has protein sequence MDVTGLTPLLIVTQIYNVLSVNTTSSPECQPCPQDSTKVLCLPGNVTVQVKNNSTNTSTYENMTCYTNLSPNMINGFEWLKNQQKIPNVNQSFLVQNITQKTTYTCTVLSLCGNFNSTIFEIGSTRNQFHVVLLICGVGAVFIILTFGISMKIMLKRGEVQRQARRQQRQAMQSNESTATTISYW, from the exons ATGGATGTAACAGGCTTGACACCTCTCCTTATCGTTACACAGATTT aCAATGTACTGTCTGTTAATACTACATCCAGTCCAG AATGCCAGCCGTGTCCGCAGGACTCGACAAAGGTTCTATGTCTTCCTG GTAACGTCACTGTACAAGTGAAGAACAACTCTACGAACACTAGTACTTATGAGAACATGACCTGTTACACTAACCTGTCTCCAAACATGATCAACGGCTTTGAGTGGCTGAAGAACCAGCAGAAAATACCTAACGTGAATCAGAGCTTTTTAGTTCAGAACATCACACAGAAGACAACATACACTTGTACTGTTCTGAGTCTGTGTGGAAACTTCAACTCTACAATTTTTGAAATAGGAA GCACTAGAAATCAATTCCACGTCGTTCTGTTGATCTGTGGAGTAGGAGCTgtcttcatcatcctcacatTCGGTATCAGCATGAAGATTATGCTAAAGAGAGGAGAAG TTCAAAGGCAGGCCAGGAGGCAACAGAGACAAGCGATGCAGAGCAATGAAAGCACTGCCACCACCATAAGCTACTGGTGA
- the LOC132856999 gene encoding uncharacterized protein LOC132856999 isoform X1, with translation MDVTGLTPLLIVTQIYNVLSVNTTSSPECQPCPQDSTKVLCLPGNVTVQVKNNSTNTSTYENMTCYTNLSPNMINGFEWLKNQQKIPNVNQSFLVQNITQKTTYTCTVLSLCGNFNSTIFEIGNNVLSVNTTSSPGTRNQFHVVLLICGVGAVFIILTFGISMKIMLKRGEVQRQARRQQRQAMQSNESTATTISYW, from the exons ATGGATGTAACAGGCTTGACACCTCTCCTTATCGTTACACAGATTT aCAATGTACTGTCTGTTAATACTACATCCAGTCCAG AATGCCAGCCGTGTCCGCAGGACTCGACAAAGGTTCTATGTCTTCCTG GTAACGTCACTGTACAAGTGAAGAACAACTCTACGAACACTAGTACTTATGAGAACATGACCTGTTACACTAACCTGTCTCCAAACATGATCAACGGCTTTGAGTGGCTGAAGAACCAGCAGAAAATACCTAACGTGAATCAGAGCTTTTTAGTTCAGAACATCACACAGAAGACAACATACACTTGTACTGTTCTGAGTCTGTGTGGAAACTTCAACTCTACAATTTTTGAAATAGGAA acAATGTTCTGTCAGTTAATACTACATCCAGTCCAG GCACTAGAAATCAATTCCACGTCGTTCTGTTGATCTGTGGAGTAGGAGCTgtcttcatcatcctcacatTCGGTATCAGCATGAAGATTATGCTAAAGAGAGGAGAAG TTCAAAGGCAGGCCAGGAGGCAACAGAGACAAGCGATGCAGAGCAATGAAAGCACTGCCACCACCATAAGCTACTGGTGA